The following proteins come from a genomic window of Pleuronectes platessa chromosome 2, fPlePla1.1, whole genome shotgun sequence:
- the LOC128424974 gene encoding nuclear factor 7, ovary-like, with protein sequence MSSKSDEDFSCPICHDIYKDPVVLSCSHSFCKACLQRWWRGKQDLLCPCCKSKSSTGNPPRNLALKNLCEAFLKERDRRGSVKSEVLCSLHAEKLRLFCLDHKEAVCLVCRDSKKHTNHTFRPIDEAAQDHREELQKHLKPLQEKLKQLEQVKGNWDQTAQHIQLQARHTEKQIQEQFEKLRQFLKKEEEARITALREEEQQKSQMMKEKNEALSRDIAALSHTVRVTEEELRAEDASFLFNYKTAVDRVQQRPLQDDPQLLPGALMDEAKHLGNLTFNIWNKMKEMVSYTHVILDPNTADPELVVSGDLTSVRSGERRQLPKNTERTKFSCSALGCQGFDSGTHSWDVEVGDNKDWELGVLGEHSQMSKSLQAGLWRIMFFNTKLTAFSTSGPEQDLSLKKKLQRIRVCLDFDEGELSFYDLDSNTHIHTFKHTFTDTLFPYIYTESRLAVKILPVKVSVTVEQPS encoded by the coding sequence ATGTCTTCCAAATCAGACGAGGATTTCTCTTGTCCCATCTGCCATGATATCTACAAAGATCCTGTCGTCCTGTCATGcagccacagcttctgtaaagCCTGTCTGCAGAGATGGTGGAGGGGGAAACAGGACCTTCTGTGCCCGTGCTGTAAGAGTAAATCGTCAACGGGCAATCCACCTCGTAACTTGGCTTTGAAGAACCTGTGTGAGGCGTTCTTAAAGGAGAGAGATCGCAGAGGTTCGGTAAAGTCTGAGGTTCTCTGCAGTCTGCACGCTGAGAAgctcagactcttctgtctggaTCATAAGGAGGCCGTGTGTCTCGTCTGCAGAGATTCAAAGAAACACACCAACCACACATTCAGACCCATTGATGAGGCTGCACAGGAtcacagagaggagctgcagaaacacCTGAAGCCTCTGCAGgagaaactgaagcagctcgAACAAGTTAAAGGAAACTGGGACCAAACAGCTCAGCACATTCAGCTCCAGGCCCgacacacagagaagcagaTACAGGAGCAGTTTGAGAAGCTTCGCCAGTTTCtaaagaaggaagaggaggccaggatCACTgctctgagggaggaagagcagcagaagagtcagatgatgaaggagaagaatgaggctctgagcagagacatagcagctctttctcacacagtcagagtcacagaggaggagctgagagcTGAGGACGCATCATTCCTGTTCAACTACAAGACTGCAGTGGACAGagtccagcagcgccccctgcaggatgATCCACAGCTGCTCCCAGGAGCTCTGATGGACGAGGCCAAACACCTGGGCAACCTGAccttcaacatctggaacaagatgaaggagATGGTCTCCTACACTCATGTGATTCTGGATCCCAACACCGCAGACCCAGAGCTTGTCGTGTCTGGAGATCTGACCAGTGTGAGATCTGGAGAGCGGCGCCAGCTTCCGAAAAATACGGAGAGGACCAaattctcctgctctgctctcgGCTGTCAAGGATTTGACTCAGGGACTCACAGTTGGGACGTTGAAGTCGGAGACAACAAGGACTGGGAGCTGGGCGTGTTGGGAGAGCACAGCCAGATGAGCAAAAGCCTGCAGGCAGGACTGTGGAGAATTATGTTCTTCAATACGAAGTTGACAGCGTTCTCCACCTCAGGCCCAGAGCAGGATCTGTCTCTGAAGAAGAAGCTCCAGAGGATCAGGGTTTGTCTGGACTTCGACGAAGGAGAACTGTCTTTCTATGATCTtgactccaacacacacatacacacattcaaacacactttCACCGACACCCTGTTTCCATACATTTACACAGAGAGTCGTCTGGCAGTGAAGATTTTACCAGTGAAGGTATCTGTGACCGTGGAACAGCCCAGTTAG